GCTACCTACCAAGACATTGCGGGTCTGCAAAAAGACTAGAGTCCAAGATCACACAAAGCAAGAAACCTCATATGAGCAcaagcgaaaaaaaaaagaaaaaaaaaagagcataatATAAATTCCAACAGTAAGATAATCATGTAAAATGGAAGAAGGATCGAGTGTTTAAAGGAGATAGGACATGATTAAGTGGAATTGTAGCAGTGATTGACATAACCGTGAGTCAACAATGGTTGGAGTACTTGGGCCTTTGGGAAATGTTGAGTCGTGTATGATGGGAGAAAATAGAGTGATATGATGTGTATGGTTGGATGAGCTTTCAACTGAGATTAATTCTGCTAAGATgtttgttttctaaatttttcCTTGGTTTGGTAAACATCTAGAGATTATATAAAAGAGATGGGAATTGAAGCTCCCTAGCTATCTCTCCCTTTCTGTATGTCTATTTGGGATTTGAACCAATCCTCCTTATTTGGTTGGAATTGAAGTGTCCTTAATTCCAGCAACAAAGAGTATAAGAGGAGGCTGTTTCTCTATCTTCATGTGATCGTTCTGTTTTCCCTTAAGGTTTGGATTAATCCTCCTTATATATGGGAGAACATCCTTCTAGAATCTAGTagtagagagaaaaagaagaaggaatagCTAGTGTCGTTTGACACTATCTTTCCAACCTGTTGGGTAGGTAAGAGATACCAGACATTTTGGCTTTGTTTCTTAACCATCGAGTATTGACTAATTACTCTGATCACCTGCTTAGCAAAAGATTTAGACTCTCCAAAGTACGTACGTTAATGGTCGGAAATACTTGAGAGAGAGTGATTAGTCAATACTCAATGGTtaagaaacaaagagaaaatttAGCCAATCCATCTGTTGCATACTAGCcaacctctttttcttttcgttttttggGCCACTAGCCAATCTCAAAGAGTACACTACAATGCAAGGAAAGGCAGAAGAAAACCAGAACATGAGTTTACAAACTAATTGGACGAAGAAGAAGCAGAggaactaagaagaagaagaccttTATATGATGCAGGGAGTTGTAGAGATCGAAGCTAAGGTTTCTTCTATAATCCGAAATGGAGACTGGTTTTGGCCATGTGCTAGGTCGGATAATCTTGTTGAAGTCCAGAGTAGGCTTCCAGAAATTGTTATCGGGGGTACTGATGTTTCTATTTGGAGCTCTCGGAGTAGCTTATACTCTTGTTCTGAAACGTGGGATGCTTTAAGGAGTAGACAGCCAGCAGTGCCTTGGTATAAAGTGGTGTGGTTAATTCTCAATGGCCATTCCACGCCATGCTTTCATGTTGTGGCTGGTTTTTAAGAACTCTCTTATCACCAAGGAAAGAATGTGTTACTGGGGATATGGTGGGGATCCGTTATGCCGGTTCTGCTGTGGTATTCAGGAATGCATTGAGCACCTCTACTTCCAGTGCAGCTTTAGCAGGAGATTATGGAGGAATATTATGCTTTCTTGTTCGATTACTGATCCTTATGTGGAGTGGACAGAAGTTGTAGAATGTAGTGTTGCTAAGTTGAAAGGAAGGAGCCTGCAAACTACGCTATGTAAACTTTGTTTTGCTTCTTCGGTTTACCATCTTTGGAGGCAACGAAATGACTTGTGTCATGGGAATACTCCTAGAACTGAGGAGTGTATTGAAGCTCAGATTAAATGTGAAGTTAGAGCAAGGATTCGATCTGTTCAAGAGAAAGATTCAGAGGAATGCTCGAAATGTCAAGTTAGCTCATATGTGGAACATGCAGTCTGTGCTGCATTAAGTGTAAATGTTTTCAGTGCAGTTTTCTGTTGTTACAAGTTATACTATGTTCTCCCAAATTGGGAATTTTGAATCCAGTGTTTACTGGAGGGATTGTCATTGATTGAGTTTGGTCtataaaagttttaattcatccaacaaaaaaaaaaaaagaagcagagGAACACCAAGATTCTTATTACAAGTCaaaagcaagaagaagaagaagaagctagttTGAGGTAAGGCTGCATTCGGCAATTTTCTCCCAGGATTTGAGAGTTTTGTCTTCAGGGTCTGTTTTGTATAATGCAAGGCGAGTAACTTGGAAGCTCAGGCTGCTAATGCTTTCATCAAGGATAATAGCTTTTTCTTtagctttcttcttctcttcatctGTCAGATCCCCGTAAAGGAGGCTCAAATGTGGCATGTAAGCTGCCAAAATTGTACAGAGCATTCGTTAATACAGGGAGCTAGAGTCACAACCAAAAACCATTTTCTAATATCTTTTATTGGGGTAAAATTGACATTTTACGTCACGTTTATGGTCGCCTGATCCTatgggtgaaaaaaaaaaaccactaaccGCCTTTTGTGGGTTTAGAGGTAGACAGAGGCGATTACTAACTGCTTTACTTGTACTCGTACGTATGTATATACGTAATGACGTTGACACCATACATTTGAGGAAAAAACAAATCTAAAATAAGcttaaaaaaaaggttcaatgAAGGctcaacattaaaaaataaacctttaaaataacaaaatttaaaagtaattaTGCGTTGCGGTTATAGATTTAAATAACCGTCGACCAacagttatttttataaccattTTTTTACCCCTACTTGATGCGctttgtgacaaaaaattctaacgatgAAAGACATTGCAAATTGAGTGATAGATTAATAAGGTAACTTGTAAAATTTGAAAGTTTTGGGGTTTGAAAGGTAAGCGTAGTTTCACCTCTCTTTTAACTATCAACTATCAAACCATAAATATTAGTTCTCTTTATATATGTAGttagaatagtaataaaaaaataaaatatatctatttttattaatttagatttttgagataattactgatttattagtttttcaagtacaatttttaaagtttccatcaatattaattaaatagaatttgtgATGGCATTTGTGTACTTTTACCACGTGCTTCAAACTTGAGAGTACAAAGGGAGtggtaaaagtaaaacttaCGAGCAGAATTCTTGTATCCAAAATGCCCCCTGCAATGGGCAGCAGTTTCCACTACCTGAAACAAAAggtcaaattttttattattgctttaattaattaagcccccacaaaagaaaagaaaaataaaaattacctcAGCCGTTGGATGGAAGAGGAGAAAGACACACTGAGAAGGGAAGGTCCCCGTGGCCACACGATCCACGGAGGCAGCGTAGGCCTTGAGGCCCTCGCACGCTGATCTGAACCTGCGAAGCGCGTCGTCCGGCGTCAAACTGATGGCCCCCACGACCGTGATGTGGGGCTCGAAGTGGGGCCCGCCGAAATCGGATCTTAGGCCGTCCATCAGCTTCTTCAGCCTGGCTTCCACGTCGTCCGGTGGGAGCGCCCACACCGAATACGCGtgcttctcctcctcctcctccatctTGGCTGTTTCTGAGACGTCGGCCATGAGACGGTCGGAAGTTTGCGAAAGTTAACGACGAATAG
This DNA window, taken from Alnus glutinosa chromosome 5, dhAlnGlut1.1, whole genome shotgun sequence, encodes the following:
- the LOC133869795 gene encoding cyclic phosphodiesterase-like; the encoded protein is MADVSETAKMEEEEEKHAYSVWALPPDDVEARLKKLMDGLRSDFGGPHFEPHITVVGAISLTPDDALRRFRSACEGLKAYAASVDRVATGTFPSQCVFLLFHPTAEVVETAAHCRGHFGYKNSAPYMPHLSLLYGDLTDEEKKKAKEKAIILDESISSLSFQVTRLALYKTDPEDKTLKSWEKIAECSLTSN